A window of Metabacillus sp. B2-18 contains these coding sequences:
- the scpA gene encoding methylmalonyl-CoA mutase, with product MKRLSISDAPLVKTKTNIQQDTNSSPFMTNEQIEVKNVYRKDDLENCRHLGTFPGVEPFVRGPYATMYVNRPWTIRQYAGFSTAEESNAFYRRNLQMGQKGLSVAFDLATHRGYDSDHPRVVGDVGKAGVAIDSILDMKILFDQIPLDEMSVSMTMNGAVLPIMAFYIVTAEEQGVSKEKLTGTIQNDILKEYMVRNTYIYPPEMSMKIIGDIFEYTAKNMPKFNSISISGYHMQEAGAPADLELAYTLADGLEYIRTGLKAGLTIDQFAPRLSFFWAIGMNYFMEVAKMRAARYLWSSIVKDFKPQNPKSLALRTHSQTSGWSLTEQDPFNNVVRTCIEAHAAAMGHTQSLHTNALDEAIALPTDFSARIARNTQLYLQNETGICDVIDPWGGSYYVESLTHSLIERAKKHIDEIEELGGMTKAIETGLPKMKIEEAAARRQAKIDSGREVIIGVNKFRLDHEDPIDILSINNTEVRKKQIERIRQLKENRNEDEVNHALHLLTKAAASGEGNLLELAVEAARKRATLGEISFAIEKVSKRHQAMIRSISGVYSSEYSNDEEIKKVRERTDQFYELEGRRPRILIAKMGQDGHDRGAKVIATAFADLGFDVDIGPLFQTPEETAKQAVENDVHVVGMSSLAAGHKTLLPQLISELKKLGREDIVVIIGGVIPFQDYEELKEKGAAEIFGPGTVIPVAAEKVLKKVFDVLGYEELQE from the coding sequence TTGAAAAGACTATCCATTTCTGATGCGCCATTAGTAAAAACAAAAACAAACATTCAACAAGACACTAATTCTTCACCTTTTATGACAAATGAACAAATTGAAGTGAAAAATGTTTATCGTAAAGATGATTTAGAAAATTGTAGACATCTAGGAACTTTTCCAGGAGTTGAGCCATTTGTACGTGGTCCATATGCAACGATGTATGTGAATCGTCCTTGGACAATTCGTCAATATGCTGGCTTCTCAACAGCAGAGGAAAGTAACGCATTTTATCGAAGGAATTTACAAATGGGGCAAAAGGGACTATCTGTTGCATTTGATTTAGCAACACACCGTGGGTATGATTCGGATCATCCAAGAGTGGTAGGAGATGTAGGAAAAGCGGGTGTGGCAATTGATTCCATCTTGGATATGAAAATTCTGTTTGATCAGATTCCATTGGATGAGATGTCGGTATCTATGACGATGAACGGTGCTGTACTACCAATTATGGCGTTTTACATTGTAACTGCTGAAGAGCAAGGTGTTTCAAAGGAAAAGCTAACAGGAACAATACAAAATGATATTTTAAAAGAATATATGGTTCGGAACACGTATATCTACCCTCCTGAAATGTCGATGAAAATTATAGGTGATATTTTTGAATATACGGCAAAAAATATGCCTAAATTCAATAGCATTAGTATATCAGGCTATCATATGCAGGAGGCAGGAGCACCTGCTGATCTTGAGCTAGCGTATACGTTAGCAGATGGACTTGAATATATAAGAACAGGTTTAAAAGCGGGCCTTACAATTGATCAATTTGCACCTAGATTATCTTTTTTTTGGGCAATCGGCATGAATTATTTTATGGAAGTTGCGAAAATGAGAGCTGCGCGTTATTTATGGTCATCGATTGTTAAGGATTTTAAGCCACAAAACCCTAAGTCATTGGCCTTGCGAACACATTCTCAAACATCGGGATGGAGTTTAACAGAACAAGATCCTTTTAATAATGTTGTACGTACTTGTATAGAAGCTCATGCTGCAGCGATGGGACATACACAATCACTTCATACAAATGCATTAGATGAGGCAATAGCTTTACCAACAGATTTTTCTGCTAGAATTGCTCGTAACACACAACTTTATCTTCAAAATGAAACCGGTATTTGTGATGTTATAGATCCGTGGGGCGGATCTTATTATGTTGAGTCTCTTACTCATTCATTAATTGAACGTGCTAAAAAGCATATTGATGAAATTGAGGAGCTTGGTGGAATGACAAAAGCAATAGAAACAGGTTTACCAAAAATGAAGATAGAGGAAGCGGCTGCTAGAAGACAAGCAAAAATAGATTCTGGAAGAGAAGTTATTATTGGTGTTAATAAGTTTAGGCTGGATCATGAAGACCCGATTGATATATTATCAATTAATAATACAGAAGTAAGAAAAAAACAAATTGAAAGAATTCGACAACTTAAAGAAAATCGAAATGAAGACGAAGTCAATCATGCTCTTCATCTTTTAACTAAAGCTGCTGCTAGTGGTGAAGGGAATTTATTAGAGTTGGCAGTAGAAGCAGCAAGAAAGCGAGCCACTTTAGGTGAAATATCGTTTGCGATCGAAAAGGTATCAAAACGCCACCAAGCAATGATCCGGTCAATTAGTGGGGTATATAGCTCAGAATACTCAAATGATGAAGAAATAAAAAAAGTGAGAGAAAGAACAGATCAATTTTACGAGCTAGAAGGAAGACGTCCAAGAATCTTAATAGCAAAGATGGGGCAGGACGGTCATGATCGCGGGGCAAAGGTAATTGCAACTGCTTTTGCTGATCTAGGCTTTGATGTTGATATTGGTCCGCTTTTTCAAACCCCTGAGGAAACAGCCAAACAAGCAGTTGAAAATGATGTGCATGTTGTTGGCATGAGCTCTCTAGCGGCAGGACATAAAACGCTTCTCCCTCAATTAATATCCGAATTGAAGAAGCTTGGTCGAGAGGATATTGTGGTCATCATTGGCGGTGTTATTCCATTCCAAGATTATGAGGAACTAAAAGAAAAAGGAGCAGCAGAGATCTTTGGTCCTGGTACAGTTATTCCAGTTGCAGCGGAAAAAGTACTTAAGAAGGTTTTCGATGTATTAGGATATGAGGAATTGCAAGAATGA
- a CDS encoding methylmalonyl-CoA mutase family protein, whose product MGDGQIRAENRRELWEHEVEKALRGKTLEILNKATYEGIKIKPLYDETDLKDTKNKQNSLKAKPDRSWKISQAVNCEYAEEIQEKIKNSKLRGQNSFFLRHFQNLRKKEELQTAFKHVDWKNDSIFFDVRNQLGVIPHFLHLRKELHQLKDLQGTIGFDPYEDILTNGEDSLSLSTKLDFLADTIKWMSGNDCNARCIVIKGNVYSEAGANAQQELVYTFSHALEIINELLNQQVPLQQIVNRMTFSFGIGSNFFMEIAKFRAAQHIWTSLLHALGVANAAISKLYLHAVTSTYNKTIFDVHVNLLRTTTESFSAISGGVDELTILPFDSVIDQQSQLGERISRNIHFILQEESLLSKINDPAAGSYYIEALTNELSERVWEELKEIEEKGGFIQQLIEGNVQKNINKIADQRVRDLDYRKNLVIGTNTFANPADQVSKDDSLKPKVCHYEDHTLHYVSSFYEALQFVCKEKTTPRLKSDSIETSLQVQSLKTTRLVEHFEKLRIRALHAKRQGQDIKVGVVTFGELKDYKSRLDYISGILFSGGIDVEIASMGETTKFKQMRCVILCGNDKSYEVINSTFINGLQADNENLHLFITGNRQEEIVNELQLDGMITSNMNVYEFLKSIQNILGVSGN is encoded by the coding sequence ATGGGAGACGGACAAATACGAGCAGAAAATAGACGAGAATTATGGGAACATGAAGTAGAAAAAGCGTTAAGGGGTAAAACGCTTGAAATTCTTAACAAAGCTACATACGAGGGAATCAAAATTAAACCTTTATATGATGAAACGGACTTAAAAGATACGAAGAATAAACAAAATAGTTTAAAAGCAAAACCTGATAGATCTTGGAAAATAAGTCAAGCGGTTAATTGTGAGTATGCAGAAGAAATACAAGAGAAAATTAAGAATTCAAAATTGAGAGGACAAAATTCTTTCTTTCTTCGACATTTTCAAAATTTAAGGAAAAAAGAAGAGTTGCAAACTGCTTTTAAACACGTTGATTGGAAGAATGATTCAATTTTTTTTGATGTTAGAAATCAGCTTGGAGTGATTCCACATTTTTTACATCTGAGAAAAGAGCTACATCAACTAAAAGACTTACAAGGTACAATTGGCTTTGATCCATATGAAGACATACTAACAAACGGTGAGGATTCTTTATCACTTTCAACTAAGCTAGATTTCCTGGCAGATACAATCAAATGGATGAGTGGAAATGACTGTAATGCTCGCTGCATAGTCATTAAAGGAAATGTGTACAGTGAAGCTGGAGCGAATGCTCAACAAGAGCTTGTTTACACTTTTTCACATGCTCTTGAGATTATAAATGAATTATTAAATCAACAAGTACCTTTGCAGCAAATCGTAAATAGAATGACGTTTTCATTTGGAATAGGCTCAAATTTTTTTATGGAAATAGCAAAGTTTCGAGCTGCTCAGCATATATGGACATCACTTTTGCATGCTTTAGGAGTGGCAAATGCAGCAATTTCTAAACTTTATCTGCATGCTGTCACCTCAACATATAATAAAACAATATTTGATGTTCATGTAAATTTATTACGTACGACGACAGAAAGCTTTTCGGCTATAAGTGGAGGTGTAGATGAATTAACCATACTACCTTTTGATTCTGTGATAGATCAGCAATCTCAGCTTGGTGAAAGGATTTCTCGCAACATTCACTTTATTTTGCAAGAAGAAAGTTTACTTTCAAAAATAAACGATCCTGCAGCAGGATCTTACTATATTGAAGCGTTAACAAATGAATTGTCAGAAAGGGTATGGGAGGAACTCAAAGAAATTGAAGAAAAAGGTGGATTTATTCAACAGTTAATAGAGGGAAATGTACAAAAAAACATAAATAAAATTGCTGATCAAAGAGTACGTGATCTTGATTATCGCAAAAACTTAGTGATTGGAACTAACACGTTTGCTAATCCTGCTGATCAAGTTTCAAAAGATGATAGTCTTAAACCAAAAGTTTGTCACTATGAAGATCATACATTACATTATGTCTCCTCTTTCTATGAGGCATTACAATTTGTTTGTAAAGAAAAAACAACACCACGCTTAAAAAGTGACTCTATAGAAACTTCTTTGCAAGTACAGTCTTTAAAAACTACTAGATTAGTAGAGCATTTTGAAAAGCTTCGAATTAGGGCTCTTCATGCAAAAAGACAAGGGCAGGACATAAAAGTCGGTGTTGTAACGTTTGGGGAATTAAAAGATTACAAGTCAAGACTTGATTACATTTCTGGAATCCTTTTCTCGGGTGGAATAGATGTAGAGATTGCTTCAATGGGAGAAACAACAAAGTTCAAGCAAATGCGTTGCGTTATTCTGTGTGGAAACGACAAAAGTTACGAAGTGATTAATTCAACGTTCATTAATGGGTTACAAGCTGATAACGAAAATCTACATCTGTTTATTACAGGTAATAGACAAGAAGAGATTGTAAATGAATTACAGTTAGATGGAATGATTACTTCAAATATGAATGTTTATGAATTTTTAAAAAGCATTCAGAACATATTGGGGGTTAGTGGGAATTGA
- a CDS encoding alpha-ketoacid dehydrogenase subunit beta, with amino-acid sequence MAIISYIDAITMAMREEMERDEKVFVLGEDVGLKGGVFKATAGLYEKFGEERVIDTPLAESAIAGVGIGAAMYGMRPIAEMQFADFIMPAVNQIISEAAKIRYRSNNDWTCPITIRAPFGGGVHGALYHSQSVEAVFANQPGLKIVIPSTPYDAKGLLKAAIRDEDPVLFFEHKRAYRLIKGEVPADDYVLPIGKADVKREGEDVTVITYGLCVHFALQAAERLANDGISVHVLDLRTIYPLDKEAIIEAASKTGKVLLVTEDNKEGSIIGEVSAIIAENCLFDLDAPIKRLAGPDVPSMPYAPTMEKYFMINPDKVEAAIRELAEF; translated from the coding sequence ATGGCGATTATTTCTTATATAGATGCCATTACAATGGCGATGCGTGAAGAAATGGAGCGCGATGAAAAAGTTTTTGTTTTAGGAGAAGATGTTGGCTTAAAAGGTGGAGTTTTTAAAGCAACAGCTGGATTATACGAAAAATTCGGTGAAGAAAGAGTCATTGACACTCCTCTGGCTGAGTCAGCGATTGCTGGTGTAGGAATTGGTGCAGCGATGTATGGAATGAGACCGATCGCTGAGATGCAGTTTGCTGATTTTATTATGCCTGCAGTAAATCAAATTATTTCAGAAGCAGCAAAAATTCGTTATCGCTCTAACAATGATTGGACTTGTCCTATAACGATAAGAGCACCCTTTGGTGGAGGAGTGCATGGTGCATTGTATCACTCGCAATCAGTGGAGGCGGTTTTTGCTAACCAGCCAGGGTTGAAAATTGTCATCCCATCAACTCCTTATGATGCGAAAGGCTTGTTAAAGGCTGCCATTCGTGATGAAGATCCAGTGTTATTTTTTGAACATAAGCGTGCTTATCGTTTAATCAAAGGTGAAGTTCCAGCAGATGATTATGTGTTACCAATTGGAAAAGCTGATGTAAAGCGTGAAGGAGAAGACGTAACGGTTATCACTTATGGTCTATGTGTTCATTTCGCCTTGCAAGCTGCCGAACGTTTAGCTAATGATGGTATTTCCGTACACGTTCTTGATTTAAGAACAATTTATCCTTTAGACAAAGAAGCAATCATTGAGGCTGCTTCAAAAACAGGAAAAGTTCTTCTTGTGACAGAGGATAATAAAGAAGGAAGTATTATCGGTGAAGTGTCGGCCATTATTGCAGAGAATTGCTTATTTGATTTAGATGCACCAATTAAACGATTAGCTGGACCAGATGTTCCGTCAATGCCTTATGCCCCAACGATGGAAAAATACTTTATGATTAATCCTGATAAAGTTGAGGCAGCGATACGTGAGCTTGCTGAATTTTAA
- the buk gene encoding butyrate kinase, which translates to MELKEYRILVINPGSTSTKIGVFDNERSIFEKTLRHDSEKLNTFPHIIDQYEFRKQTILETLDEEGMNISKLSAVCGRGGLLRPIEGGTYTVNDQMIEDLRKGFAGQHASNLGGIIAFEIADALNIPAFIVDPVVVDEMEEIAKISGVPSIQRRSIFHALNQKAVARRVASDLNKRYEDLNLIVTHMGGGITVGVHRNGRVIDVNNGLHGDGPFSPERAGTVPAGDLVSMCYSGEYFREEMMKKLVGQGGLVGYLGTNDAIKVEKMVEAGDQKAALIYSAMAYQIAKEIGSASAVLKGKVDAIVLTGGLAYGKKFVKEISSYIDWIADVLVFPGENELQALAEGALRVLRNEEDAKHYPNEKMVSKIF; encoded by the coding sequence TTGGAATTAAAAGAATATCGAATCCTTGTCATTAATCCGGGATCCACTTCAACAAAGATTGGTGTTTTTGATAACGAAAGATCGATCTTTGAAAAAACATTAAGACATGATTCTGAGAAGCTGAATACCTTTCCTCATATTATCGATCAGTATGAGTTTCGAAAACAAACGATCTTAGAAACACTAGATGAAGAAGGAATGAACATTTCGAAATTAAGTGCCGTTTGTGGACGTGGAGGTTTACTTCGTCCGATTGAAGGCGGCACCTATACAGTTAATGATCAAATGATTGAGGACTTGCGGAAAGGATTTGCTGGTCAACATGCGTCTAATTTAGGCGGTATTATTGCATTTGAAATTGCGGATGCCTTAAATATCCCTGCGTTTATTGTTGACCCTGTTGTTGTAGATGAAATGGAAGAGATTGCGAAAATCTCAGGTGTTCCATCCATTCAACGAAGAAGTATCTTTCATGCCTTAAATCAAAAAGCTGTCGCAAGAAGAGTGGCATCGGATTTAAATAAACGATATGAAGATTTGAATTTAATCGTTACCCATATGGGTGGTGGAATTACAGTTGGTGTTCATCGTAACGGACGTGTAATCGATGTAAACAATGGATTGCATGGTGACGGGCCTTTTAGTCCTGAACGTGCAGGGACAGTTCCAGCAGGAGACCTTGTAAGTATGTGTTATTCTGGAGAATACTTCCGTGAAGAAATGATGAAAAAACTAGTAGGTCAAGGTGGACTCGTTGGATATCTAGGGACGAATGATGCAATTAAAGTTGAAAAAATGGTGGAGGCAGGAGATCAAAAAGCTGCCCTGATTTATTCAGCTATGGCCTATCAAATTGCGAAAGAAATAGGTTCAGCAAGTGCTGTATTAAAAGGGAAAGTCGATGCGATTGTGTTAACAGGCGGACTTGCATATGGCAAAAAATTTGTGAAAGAAATTTCTTCCTACATTGATTGGATTGCAGATGTTTTAGTTTTTCCAGGTGAAAATGAACTTCAGGCTTTAGCAGAAGGTGCTTTACGAGTACTGAGAAATGAAGAAGATGCAAAACATTATCCTAATGAAAAGATGGTTTCAAAGATCTTTTAG
- a CDS encoding dihydrolipoamide acetyltransferase family protein — MAIEQIKMPQLGESVTEGTISKWLVAVGDTVNKYDPLAEVMTDKVNAEVPSSFTGVISELIAEEGDTLAVGEVICTIEVSGIEHKGESKEVTKNNKESVSEHNVSMNDQSNKKRYSPAVLRIAQEHDINLELVNGTGAGGRITRKDLLKLIESGAIPSGQLEEKKPVEEIPVNNISESLSKQTQPLPPSAPGDIEIPVSGVRKAIAANMVRSKHEAPHAWMMMEVDVTNLVQYRNSVKDEFKKNEGFNLTFFAFFVKAVAQALKEFPQINSMWAGDKIIQKKEINISIAVATEDSLYVPVIKNADEKTIKGIAREITDLAYKVRSGKLTSADMQGGTFTVNNTGSFGSVQSMGIINYPQAAIVQVESIVKRPVIIDGMIAVRDMVNLCMSLDHRVLDGLICGRFLSRVKEILETTSKETTSIY; from the coding sequence GTGGCAATTGAACAAATTAAAATGCCTCAACTAGGTGAAAGCGTCACAGAGGGTACCATTAGCAAGTGGCTTGTGGCTGTTGGTGATACAGTGAATAAGTATGATCCCCTTGCTGAAGTAATGACAGATAAAGTAAATGCAGAAGTACCATCTTCTTTTACAGGTGTTATTAGTGAGCTAATTGCAGAAGAAGGAGATACTTTAGCAGTTGGTGAAGTGATTTGTACAATAGAGGTCAGTGGGATAGAGCATAAAGGTGAAAGTAAAGAGGTCACTAAGAATAATAAGGAATCTGTTTCAGAACATAACGTTAGCATGAATGATCAATCGAATAAAAAACGCTATTCACCTGCAGTTCTAAGAATTGCCCAAGAACATGATATAAACTTAGAGCTAGTAAATGGAACGGGTGCGGGTGGAAGAATTACAAGAAAAGATCTATTAAAGCTAATAGAAAGTGGAGCAATTCCTTCTGGTCAGCTAGAAGAGAAAAAGCCGGTTGAGGAAATCCCTGTAAATAATATTTCAGAATCACTATCCAAACAAACTCAGCCTCTACCACCGAGTGCTCCGGGAGATATTGAAATTCCAGTATCAGGAGTTAGAAAAGCAATTGCTGCAAACATGGTTCGCAGCAAACATGAAGCTCCTCATGCATGGATGATGATGGAAGTGGATGTTACAAATTTAGTTCAATACCGTAATTCTGTAAAAGATGAATTTAAGAAAAATGAAGGCTTTAACTTAACTTTCTTTGCCTTTTTTGTAAAAGCAGTAGCTCAAGCACTAAAAGAATTTCCTCAAATTAATTCAATGTGGGCGGGAGATAAAATTATCCAGAAAAAGGAGATTAATATTTCCATAGCTGTTGCAACAGAGGATTCACTTTACGTTCCGGTTATTAAAAATGCAGATGAGAAAACAATCAAGGGAATTGCAAGAGAGATTACAGATCTTGCATATAAAGTCCGAAGCGGAAAATTAACCTCAGCTGATATGCAGGGTGGAACATTTACGGTAAATAACACTGGTTCTTTCGGATCTGTACAATCAATGGGGATAATTAATTATCCACAAGCAGCAATTGTTCAAGTTGAATCTATTGTTAAGAGACCTGTCATTATTGATGGCATGATAGCTGTAAGAGATATGGTTAATTTATGTATGTCTTTAGATCATAGAGTGCTTGATGGATTAATTTGCGGTCGATTCTTATCGCGGGTTAAAGAAATTCTAGAAACTACATCAAAAGAAACTACATCGATTTATTAA
- a CDS encoding thiamine pyrophosphate-dependent dehydrogenase E1 component subunit alpha — MTENRHLSLNLTDEDVLNMYETMLLARKIDERMWLLNRSGKIPFVISCQGQEAAQVGAAYALDRNNDYVLPYYRDMGVVLAFGMTAKELMLSAFAKAEDPNSGGRQMPGHFGQKKNRIVTGSSPVTTQVPHAVGVALAGRMQKENLVTFVTFGEGSSNQGDFHEGANFAAVHKLPVIFMCENNKYAISVPYDKQVACEKISDRAIGYGMPGETVDGNDPLEVYRAVKEAADRGRRGEGPTLIETISYRLTPHSSDDDDRSYREQEEVAEAKKNDPILKFAQYLKELNILTDEKEKQIVENIMNLVNEATEYAEAAPYADPEHALKYVYAE, encoded by the coding sequence ATGACAGAAAACCGTCATCTCTCATTAAACCTTACGGATGAAGATGTATTAAATATGTATGAAACAATGTTATTAGCAAGGAAAATTGATGAACGTATGTGGTTATTAAACCGTTCAGGTAAAATACCATTTGTCATTTCTTGCCAAGGACAGGAAGCAGCTCAAGTAGGTGCTGCATATGCGTTAGATCGTAACAATGACTATGTACTTCCTTACTACCGTGATATGGGTGTTGTTCTAGCATTTGGTATGACAGCAAAAGAACTTATGCTTTCTGCTTTTGCTAAAGCGGAAGATCCAAATTCAGGTGGTCGACAAATGCCCGGACATTTTGGTCAAAAGAAAAACAGGATTGTAACGGGCTCTTCACCTGTTACAACACAAGTGCCTCATGCAGTAGGGGTTGCTCTAGCTGGTAGAATGCAAAAGGAAAATCTTGTAACATTCGTTACATTTGGGGAAGGCTCTTCCAATCAGGGAGATTTTCATGAAGGAGCCAATTTTGCTGCTGTTCATAAACTTCCTGTTATATTCATGTGTGAAAATAACAAATATGCTATTTCAGTTCCTTATGACAAACAAGTTGCATGTGAGAAAATTTCAGATCGAGCCATAGGGTATGGTATGCCTGGTGAAACGGTTGATGGAAATGATCCACTTGAAGTATATCGAGCTGTAAAAGAAGCTGCAGACCGCGGTCGTCGCGGAGAAGGTCCTACCTTAATTGAAACAATCTCCTATCGCTTAACACCACACTCTAGTGATGATGATGATCGTAGCTATCGTGAGCAGGAAGAAGTGGCTGAAGCGAAGAAAAACGATCCTATCTTAAAATTTGCTCAATACTTAAAAGAATTAAATATTTTAACCGATGAAAAAGAAAAACAAATCGTTGAAAACATTATGAATCTTGTAAACGAAGCAACTGAATACGCTGAAGCGGCTCCATATGCGGATCCAGAACATGCGTTAAAGTATGTATACGCAGAGTAA
- the lpdA gene encoding dihydrolipoyl dehydrogenase yields MATEYDLVILGGGTGGYVAAIRASQLGLKTAVVEKSKLGGTCLHKGCIPSKALLRSAEVYATTKKSEEYGVETSGVNLNFLRVQERKQSIVNQLYTGVQQLMKKGKIDVYEGIGRILGPSIFSPMPGTISVEMNNGEENEMLIPKNVIIATGSRPRTLQGLEIDGNIVLSSDEALELTELPKSILIVGGGVIGIEWASMLSDFGVEVTVLEYSDRILPTEDKEIAKEMNKLMTNKGITLVTSAKVLPATVSKDKNGISVKADHNGEMKEFTAEKMLVSVGRLPNVEGIGVENTDIQLEKGYINTNDFYQTKESHIYAIGDVIGGLQLAHVASYEGIIAVEHIVGKEPMPMDETLISKCIYSSPEIASVGYTEDEAKEKGFKVKVGKFPFKAIGKALVYGETDGFVKLIADSESDDLLGVHMIGPHVTDMISEAGLAKVLDATPWEISHTIHPHPTLSEAIGEAALAVYGKAIHS; encoded by the coding sequence ATGGCGACGGAATATGATTTGGTTATTCTCGGGGGAGGTACAGGAGGCTATGTAGCAGCTATTCGTGCTTCTCAGCTTGGTCTTAAAACAGCGGTTGTTGAAAAAAGCAAGCTAGGAGGAACCTGTCTTCATAAAGGCTGTATCCCTAGCAAAGCTTTATTGAGAAGTGCTGAAGTATATGCAACGACTAAAAAATCAGAAGAATACGGTGTTGAAACATCTGGAGTGAATTTGAACTTTTTAAGAGTTCAAGAACGTAAGCAATCAATAGTAAATCAATTATATACTGGTGTCCAGCAGTTAATGAAAAAAGGAAAGATAGATGTTTATGAAGGGATTGGCCGTATATTAGGTCCTTCCATCTTTTCGCCGATGCCCGGTACCATCTCTGTTGAAATGAACAATGGAGAAGAAAATGAAATGCTAATACCTAAAAATGTTATTATCGCAACTGGGTCTAGACCACGTACTCTGCAAGGCTTAGAAATTGATGGGAACATTGTATTAAGTTCTGATGAAGCACTTGAATTAACGGAACTACCAAAATCAATCCTCATTGTTGGTGGTGGAGTAATTGGAATAGAATGGGCATCCATGCTCTCAGATTTTGGTGTTGAGGTAACTGTACTGGAATATTCAGATCGAATTCTTCCGACAGAAGATAAAGAGATAGCGAAAGAAATGAATAAGCTAATGACAAACAAAGGTATTACACTTGTCACTAGTGCCAAGGTTTTACCTGCAACAGTAAGTAAAGACAAAAATGGCATTTCCGTGAAAGCTGATCATAACGGGGAAATGAAAGAATTTACAGCCGAAAAAATGCTAGTATCTGTTGGACGATTACCAAATGTCGAAGGAATTGGAGTAGAAAATACAGATATTCAGCTTGAAAAGGGTTATATCAATACCAATGATTTTTACCAAACGAAAGAGTCTCATATTTATGCAATTGGGGATGTGATCGGGGGATTGCAGCTTGCTCATGTTGCCTCATATGAGGGAATCATTGCGGTTGAACATATAGTAGGAAAAGAGCCTATGCCAATGGATGAAACCCTCATTTCAAAGTGTATCTACAGTTCTCCTGAAATTGCTAGTGTTGGCTATACAGAGGACGAGGCAAAAGAGAAAGGCTTTAAAGTAAAGGTAGGAAAATTTCCTTTTAAAGCGATAGGAAAAGCTCTTGTCTACGGAGAAACAGATGGATTTGTTAAGCTGATTGCTGATTCAGAGTCAGATGACTTATTGGGTGTTCATATGATTGGACCTCATGTCACAGACATGATTTCTGAAGCTGGACTTGCAAAAGTGTTGGATGCAACTCCGTGGGAGATTTCACATACGATTCACCCACATCCAACTTTATCCGAAGCAATTGGTGAAGCCGCTCTTGCGGTTTATGGAAAAGCGATCCATTCATAA